One Saprospiraceae bacterium DNA window includes the following coding sequences:
- a CDS encoding SDR family NAD(P)-dependent oxidoreductase, which produces MNRIILAYCHDNAELAEQVEHDLSRIGIPFDHLTNQTGEKPGHLSIRLHSAEDPVVLFVTDNFFKSRDCMDGALAAVQALQRSQRLLVVVADGKISRDGGTTFERVETHFDRMVYALQYMNFWQSEWLALSDRYQQSEGSAKATLELEMNASRNIANEIGELIGVLREGGYVSWEQFLADDYMLFFKQFGLQEWHAQYRLIAKDSYIPQDSTPPIPPTAPMRPLSETPIVAGGLVPAPTQTDTLATGSDFAALNFALETEKSDTNGHFNNSEITTPTPADDLPPQTDWDFANMDALHFDEETESPIHDAEDQIEHAIRDAWVWIEQGYTDRGIELLQFTLEQHPDNLRIQQEYQLALAKTKPQPPATESWAAPEPPPAPIEVASAEPSLAENECRSYNLMGDMAAEKGDYLFAKYCWDRVADLNPDFPGIFRKLGLMTSEHLRDYRETALHYLKKSLEHQPDDAEVLLAVARAYQENDNAAEANTHYAQAVMLAPSLRSAELDQTFGYGIATTASPEVAPETPSALAPSSGEMEPAPQPVVEPREVLTVLVTGATSGIGRATAEVFARHGHRVILTGRRVERLVLLKTQFEEELRADVLMLPFDVREPGTVQAALDNLPESWQNIDILVNNAGLAKGLAPIHEGDIAHWEQMIDTNIKGLLYVTRAVAPGMVARRRGHIINIGSSAGKEVYANGNVYCATKFAVEALTRGIRLDLHKHNIRVSQVSPGHVEETEFAITRFDGDAERARIYDDFQPLKSSDVAEAIYWLATRPPHVNVQDIQLYATQQASATVVNRSGR; this is translated from the coding sequence ATGAACCGAATTATCCTCGCCTACTGCCATGACAATGCCGAACTGGCCGAACAAGTCGAACACGACCTTAGCCGTATCGGTATCCCTTTTGACCACCTCACCAACCAAACTGGCGAAAAGCCGGGGCATCTAAGCATCCGCCTGCACAGCGCGGAAGACCCCGTCGTGCTGTTCGTCACTGATAATTTTTTCAAGAGCCGCGACTGCATGGATGGAGCCTTGGCCGCCGTGCAAGCCCTCCAACGCAGTCAGCGCCTGCTCGTGGTGGTGGCCGACGGCAAAATAAGCCGCGACGGAGGCACCACCTTCGAGCGCGTGGAGACGCACTTCGACCGCATGGTGTACGCCTTGCAATACATGAACTTCTGGCAATCCGAATGGCTCGCGCTGAGCGACCGCTACCAGCAAAGCGAGGGCAGCGCGAAAGCAACGCTGGAACTCGAAATGAACGCCTCTCGCAACATCGCCAACGAAATCGGCGAGCTCATCGGCGTACTGCGCGAAGGCGGCTATGTGAGTTGGGAGCAATTTTTGGCTGACGACTATATGCTGTTTTTCAAACAATTCGGCCTTCAAGAATGGCACGCGCAGTATCGCTTGATTGCCAAGGATTCATACATCCCACAAGACAGCACTCCGCCCATACCTCCCACTGCGCCGATGCGCCCCTTGTCCGAAACGCCCATCGTGGCGGGCGGATTGGTGCCAGCACCCACGCAGACCGACACGCTTGCCACTGGCAGCGACTTTGCAGCGTTGAATTTTGCGCTTGAAACTGAAAAAAGCGACACCAACGGACATTTCAACAACAGTGAAATCACTACTCCCACGCCCGCCGACGACTTGCCGCCGCAAACCGATTGGGATTTTGCCAACATGGATGCCCTCCATTTTGACGAGGAAACCGAAAGCCCCATCCATGATGCCGAAGACCAAATCGAACACGCCATCCGCGATGCGTGGGTTTGGATAGAGCAGGGCTACACTGACCGGGGCATCGAGCTGCTTCAGTTCACGCTGGAGCAACACCCCGACAATCTGCGGATTCAACAGGAATACCAACTCGCTTTGGCAAAGACAAAACCTCAGCCACCCGCAACCGAGTCTTGGGCCGCTCCAGAACCCCCACCAGCACCCATTGAGGTCGCTTCCGCAGAGCCGAGCCTCGCGGAAAACGAGTGCCGCTCCTACAATCTCATGGGCGACATGGCCGCCGAGAAAGGCGACTATCTTTTTGCCAAATACTGCTGGGACCGCGTGGCAGACCTCAACCCCGATTTCCCCGGCATTTTCCGAAAACTCGGCCTAATGACGAGCGAGCACCTGCGCGACTACCGCGAGACCGCTTTGCATTATCTTAAAAAATCCCTCGAACACCAACCCGACGACGCGGAAGTGCTGCTCGCCGTAGCGCGCGCCTATCAAGAAAATGACAATGCTGCCGAGGCCAACACGCACTATGCCCAAGCTGTCATGCTCGCCCCAAGCCTCCGCTCTGCCGAACTCGACCAGACATTTGGCTACGGTATCGCCACCACTGCTTCGCCAGAGGTGGCACCAGAAACCCCCAGCGCGTTGGCGCCCTCGTCCGGCGAAATGGAGCCTGCGCCCCAGCCAGTAGTCGAGCCGCGCGAGGTGCTGACCGTGCTTGTCACAGGAGCCACATCAGGCATCGGTCGCGCAACGGCTGAAGTGTTTGCTCGACACGGCCACCGCGTCATCCTGACGGGCCGTCGGGTAGAGCGTCTGGTGCTGCTGAAAACACAATTTGAGGAAGAACTCCGCGCCGACGTACTCATGCTGCCTTTCGATGTGAGAGAGCCGGGCACCGTGCAAGCCGCGCTTGACAACCTGCCGGAGTCATGGCAAAACATTGACATTCTGGTCAATAACGCCGGCCTCGCCAAAGGTCTCGCGCCTATCCACGAGGGCGACATCGCTCATTGGGAGCAGATGATTGACACCAACATAAAGGGATTGCTTTACGTCACCCGCGCCGTCGCGCCCGGCATGGTGGCCCGCCGCCGGGGTCACATCATCAACATTGGCAGTAGCGCAGGGAAGGAGGTGTATGCGAACGGCAACGTCTATTGCGCCACCAAATTCGCCGTAGAAGCCCTCACGCGCGGCATTCGCCTCGATTTGCACAAGCACAACATCCGCGTCAGTCAGGTCAGTCCGGGCCATGTGGAGGAGACGGAATTTGCTATCACCCGCTTCGACGGCGACGCTGAACGCGCCCGTATCTACGACGATTTCCAGCCACTCAAATCGAGCGACGTGGCCGAAGCGATTTATTGGCTCGCCACCCGTCCGCCGCACGTCAACGTGCAGGATATTCAACTTTACGCAACACAACAGGCGAGCGCGACGGTGGTGAATAGGAGTGGGAGGTGA
- the rmuC gene encoding DNA recombination protein RmuC: MDSTFYLLLGGILLVLLVVLFQRRPSFTPQAAGEFVPKALHDTIAAQAEQLRGEIAAREQELRDALAQLAAREQQIFHLENNLQNQKAEVEQLQARFKTEFENIANRLLEEKSQRFTAQNAQQLQSVLSPLKEKIKEFEENVERKFLEETREKTSLKKEIEQLHQLNQQLSHDAHNLAAALKGQSKVQGDWGELQLETLLEKSGLQKGVHFLTQVTYRDDDGHAKRPDFIIHLPENKHLVVDAKVSLTAFERYFNTDDPNERDQHLKAHVTSLRNHVENLSRTNYQMLYQINTPDYMLLFVPLEGALTIAAQADPKLFTDALERNIVLVTTSSLLATMRTVAHLWKQEKQTRSVLEIARQSGLLYDKFVAFVEDLRTIGNRLDNARTAYDDAMNKLTSAARPGDTLIGKAEKIRELGARASKSLPHELLLDEESTNHQ, from the coding sequence ATGGACAGCACGTTCTACTTGTTGCTCGGCGGCATCCTGCTCGTATTGCTCGTGGTGCTATTCCAACGCCGCCCCTCTTTCACCCCTCAGGCCGCTGGCGAATTCGTACCGAAAGCACTTCACGACACCATTGCCGCACAGGCAGAGCAGTTGCGCGGCGAAATCGCTGCCCGCGAACAGGAACTCCGCGACGCACTCGCCCAACTCGCCGCCCGCGAGCAGCAGATTTTTCACCTCGAAAACAACCTGCAAAACCAAAAAGCCGAGGTGGAACAGCTGCAAGCACGATTCAAAACCGAATTTGAAAACATCGCCAACCGACTGTTGGAAGAAAAATCGCAGCGGTTCACCGCCCAAAACGCACAGCAATTGCAGTCGGTGCTCAGCCCGTTGAAAGAAAAAATCAAGGAATTTGAGGAAAACGTGGAGCGCAAGTTTTTGGAGGAAACGCGCGAAAAAACCAGCCTGAAAAAAGAAATCGAGCAGCTCCACCAACTCAACCAACAACTCAGCCACGATGCCCACAACCTTGCCGCCGCGCTCAAAGGCCAAAGCAAAGTGCAGGGCGACTGGGGCGAGCTCCAACTCGAAACCCTACTAGAAAAATCAGGCCTGCAAAAAGGCGTGCACTTCCTCACGCAAGTCACCTACCGCGACGACGACGGTCACGCCAAACGCCCCGACTTCATCATCCATCTGCCCGAAAACAAGCACCTCGTCGTGGATGCCAAAGTGTCGCTCACCGCATTCGAGCGGTATTTCAACACAGACGACCCCAACGAACGCGACCAACACCTCAAAGCGCACGTCACCAGCCTTCGCAACCACGTCGAAAACCTAAGCCGCACCAACTACCAGATGCTTTACCAAATCAACACACCCGATTACATGCTCCTCTTCGTGCCTTTGGAGGGCGCCCTCACCATAGCCGCGCAAGCCGACCCCAAACTCTTCACCGACGCGCTAGAACGCAACATCGTGCTCGTCACCACCAGCAGCCTGCTCGCCACCATGCGCACCGTCGCCCATCTTTGGAAACAAGAAAAGCAAACCCGCTCGGTGCTCGAAATAGCGCGGCAAAGCGGCCTGCTCTACGACAAGTTCGTGGCTTTCGTGGAAGACCTGCGCACCATCGGCAACCGACTCGACAACGCCCGCACGGCCTACGACGATGCCATGAACAAACTCACCAGCGCCGCCCGCCCCGGCGACACCCTCATCGGCAAGGCCGAAAAAATCAGAGAACTTGGCGCAAGAGCCTCCAAATCACTGCCCCATGAACTACTGCTCGACGAGGAATCAACAAACCACCAATAA
- a CDS encoding TlpA family protein disulfide reductase produces the protein MHKYLAFSMLMVLAAGCVTTDTSFTRVAPGMWRGVLELEKYKVPVHDKDTIFVLHDLFKEGELPFNFEVTYLDEEQFYVEIINGSERIRLDSIQYGRDRTRARDTLNIHFPEYQTYLHAEVRGGTMQGEWVVTTRENYRIPFYAHAGRDYRFTNLTQKPDKDLSGEWATLIGTDTDKPTKAIGEFKQTGNRLEGTFRTETGDYRYLEGTVQGRKFWMSNFDGWHAYLFSGSIRGDSLNGEYRSGKHYRTLWSAWRDPNFKLGKADSLTTLKTGTNFSFQLQTPDGRDLAFPSQVFDGKIKIFTIMGTWCPNCRDEQMFLKEYLAQHPAAAQDIAVVSIAFERHKDTAQANAHLLEYKRKMGIPFEIVYGGKADKTEAGKVFPALSEVLAFPTMIVVDKQNKVRHIHTGFDGPATSKYETFKKDFASLMESLR, from the coding sequence ATGCACAAATATTTGGCTTTCAGTATGCTCATGGTGCTTGCCGCGGGCTGCGTCACCACTGACACGAGTTTCACCCGCGTAGCGCCCGGAATGTGGCGCGGTGTGTTGGAGTTGGAAAAATACAAGGTGCCCGTGCACGACAAGGATACCATTTTCGTGCTGCACGACCTGTTCAAGGAAGGCGAGTTGCCATTTAATTTTGAGGTGACCTATCTCGACGAAGAACAGTTTTATGTGGAAATCATCAACGGCAGCGAACGCATCCGACTCGACAGTATCCAATATGGACGCGACCGCACCCGTGCCCGCGACACGCTGAACATCCATTTCCCCGAATATCAAACCTACCTGCACGCCGAGGTGCGCGGCGGCACCATGCAAGGCGAATGGGTGGTGACTACCCGCGAAAATTACCGCATCCCGTTCTACGCCCATGCCGGACGCGACTATCGGTTCACCAACCTGACCCAAAAACCCGACAAAGACCTCAGTGGCGAATGGGCCACGCTCATCGGCACGGACACGGACAAGCCGACCAAAGCCATTGGCGAATTCAAGCAAACCGGCAATCGGCTGGAAGGCACATTCCGCACAGAAACAGGCGATTATCGCTATCTCGAAGGCACGGTGCAGGGGCGAAAATTCTGGATGTCCAACTTCGATGGTTGGCACGCTTATCTGTTTAGTGGAAGCATTCGGGGCGACTCGCTGAACGGCGAATATCGCTCCGGCAAACATTATCGCACGCTATGGTCGGCTTGGCGCGACCCGAATTTCAAGTTGGGAAAAGCCGATTCGCTGACAACTTTGAAGACGGGGACGAATTTTTCTTTCCAACTTCAAACACCGGATGGCCGCGATTTGGCGTTTCCCTCGCAAGTATTTGATGGAAAAATCAAAATTTTCACCATCATGGGCACTTGGTGTCCCAATTGCCGCGACGAGCAAATGTTTCTCAAGGAATACTTGGCCCAGCACCCCGCAGCCGCACAAGACATCGCGGTGGTGAGCATTGCCTTCGAGCGCCACAAGGATACCGCACAAGCCAACGCCCATTTGTTGGAATACAAGCGGAAAATGGGCATACCGTTTGAAATAGTATATGGTGGAAAAGCCGACAAAACCGAAGCTGGGAAGGTGTTTCCAGCGTTGAGCGAAGTGCTGGCTTTCCCCACGATGATTGTGGTGGACAAACAAAATAAGGTGCGCCACATCCATACCGGATTCGACGGGCCCGCCACATCGAAATACGAGACGTTCAAAAAAGACTTTGCCTCATTGATGGAAAGTCTGCGTTAA
- a CDS encoding DUF4846 domain-containing protein, whose protein sequence is MKISCLPLLFFIGTCFQTIPSDTKTTTEAPQPAPDSLLCQRFSPPQGYERVTADSSAFAHYLRYLPLKPVGSKVLLHDGREKSNSGVYDAVVDMPIGKKDLHQCADAIIRLRAEYLWRKGRYRDIHFNLTNGFRVDYERWRKGERVKVTGNRTSWEQKSAPSDSYETFWQYLELVFTYAGTLSLSKEMQAVDVATMQIGDVFIQGGSPGHAVIVVDMATNEAGQKVFLLAQSYMPAQEIQVLKNSSDGRLSPWYSADFGEVLETPEWKFRRSDLKRFVGE, encoded by the coding sequence ATGAAAATATCCTGCTTGCCGCTCCTGTTTTTCATCGGGACTTGCTTTCAAACAATCCCATCCGACACGAAAACAACAACCGAAGCCCCCCAGCCTGCCCCCGATTCATTGCTCTGCCAGCGATTTTCCCCGCCACAAGGCTATGAGCGTGTCACCGCTGATTCCAGCGCTTTCGCGCACTATTTGCGCTACCTGCCACTCAAGCCAGTCGGCAGCAAAGTCCTCTTGCATGATGGAAGGGAGAAAAGCAACTCCGGCGTGTACGACGCGGTGGTGGATATGCCTATTGGCAAAAAAGACTTGCACCAATGCGCCGATGCCATCATCCGGCTGCGGGCGGAGTATCTGTGGCGAAAGGGGCGATACCGCGACATCCATTTCAACCTGACCAACGGCTTCCGCGTGGACTACGAGCGCTGGCGCAAAGGCGAGCGCGTGAAAGTGACGGGCAACCGGACGAGCTGGGAGCAAAAGTCGGCTCCATCCGACTCCTACGAGACCTTCTGGCAATACCTCGAGCTGGTGTTCACTTATGCCGGCACCCTGTCGCTGTCGAAGGAAATGCAAGCGGTGGATGTGGCAACCATGCAAATCGGAGATGTGTTCATACAAGGCGGCTCGCCCGGCCATGCAGTCATCGTGGTGGACATGGCCACCAATGAGGCAGGTCAAAAAGTGTTCTTATTGGCGCAGAGTTATATGCCTGCACAGGAAATTCAGGTGCTAAAAAACTCGTCAGACGGGCGATTAAGCCCGTGGTATTCGGCTGATTTTGGCGAGGTGTTGGAAACACCAGAGTGGAAATTTCGCCGGAGCGATTTGAAAAGGTTCGTTGGGGAGTGA
- a CDS encoding S8 family serine peptidase, whose amino-acid sequence MKKLLFTLWMVGSAAALPAQELNKYWVEFTDKDNSPYCTCRPAEFLSARAIERRARAGIAVVAEDLPVNPHYVKALKTKSVKIHNTSRWLNAATVTADSAGAARLLDLPFVKNVTYIGRHIPPKNPPNHPPKKRETLLDYPKPGGDDNPLGYASMQLDMLGLPPLYAAGHRGDGIWVAVMDGGFTNTDTLPFFDSVSTQGRLFPGWDFVEGDGAVYEGAHHGTAVLSVMAANLPSYFVGGAPEATYFLLKTEDTGGEYPVEEANWVAGAEWADSIGANIINASLGYTHFNDTTLNHNYSKLDGRTAIGSRGAAIAARKGMVVCNSAGNEGDDWWKYIGVPADAPGLIAVGAVNAKGRRAAFSSVGPTPDGRIKPDLVAPGDQVVAAGNFGTQLGLSSGTSMASPMLAGGLAALWGAFPEKTGSEILNAVFATTDQALPNNERGYGLPNLTAAWLRLGNFHTGSRSLFAFDRDKGEMQFLLTHDYFRPGDVFELRDIFGKKIDDIAVSISGHLITTLCISGLDDLPAGIYQVVLRNGTHSERLMGVAWR is encoded by the coding sequence ATGAAAAAATTGCTTTTCACACTGTGGATGGTCGGTAGCGCCGCCGCGCTTCCCGCTCAAGAACTCAACAAATACTGGGTAGAGTTTACTGACAAAGACAACTCGCCTTATTGCACCTGCCGCCCAGCAGAATTCCTCTCCGCTCGCGCCATAGAGCGCCGCGCACGGGCGGGTATCGCCGTAGTAGCAGAAGATTTGCCCGTCAACCCGCACTACGTCAAGGCTCTGAAAACAAAGAGCGTAAAAATCCACAACACATCGCGTTGGCTGAACGCCGCCACCGTCACCGCCGATTCCGCCGGGGCAGCGCGACTGCTCGACTTGCCTTTTGTCAAAAACGTGACATACATCGGGCGGCACATCCCACCCAAAAACCCGCCCAACCACCCGCCCAAAAAACGAGAGACCTTGCTGGACTACCCAAAGCCCGGTGGCGACGACAACCCGCTCGGCTACGCCAGCATGCAACTCGATATGCTGGGACTGCCTCCTTTGTATGCCGCCGGGCACCGCGGCGACGGGATATGGGTGGCTGTGATGGATGGCGGATTCACCAACACCGACACCTTGCCTTTTTTCGACAGCGTGTCCACACAAGGCCGCTTGTTCCCCGGTTGGGATTTCGTGGAGGGCGACGGAGCAGTGTATGAAGGCGCACACCACGGCACCGCCGTCCTATCCGTGATGGCTGCCAACCTGCCGAGCTACTTTGTGGGGGGCGCGCCCGAAGCCACCTATTTCCTGCTCAAAACCGAAGACACCGGCGGCGAATACCCAGTAGAAGAAGCCAATTGGGTGGCTGGGGCTGAATGGGCCGACAGCATCGGCGCCAATATCATCAACGCCTCGCTCGGCTACACGCATTTCAACGATACCACGCTCAATCACAACTACTCCAAGCTTGATGGACGCACAGCCATCGGCTCGCGGGGCGCGGCCATCGCCGCTCGCAAGGGCATGGTCGTCTGCAACAGTGCAGGCAACGAAGGCGATGACTGGTGGAAATACATCGGCGTGCCAGCCGATGCACCGGGCCTGATAGCGGTGGGCGCCGTGAACGCCAAGGGCCGACGGGCGGCCTTCAGCTCCGTCGGCCCCACACCCGACGGTCGCATCAAACCTGACCTCGTCGCCCCCGGCGACCAAGTGGTAGCAGCGGGCAATTTCGGCACCCAACTTGGTCTCTCCAGCGGCACCTCCATGGCCTCGCCCATGCTGGCAGGCGGCTTGGCCGCACTCTGGGGCGCCTTCCCCGAAAAAACAGGCTCCGAAATCCTCAATGCCGTGTTTGCCACCACCGACCAAGCCCTCCCCAACAACGAACGCGGCTATGGACTGCCCAACCTCACCGCCGCTTGGCTGCGCTTGGGCAACTTTCATACTGGAAGCCGCTCGTTGTTTGCTTTCGACCGCGACAAAGGCGAGATGCAATTTCTGCTGACCCACGACTATTTCCGCCCCGGCGATGTGTTTGAACTGCGCGATATTTTCGGAAAAAAAATAGACGACATCGCGGTTAGCATTTCTGGCCACCTCATCACCACGCTGTGCATCAGCGGGTTGGATGATTTGCCTGCGGGCATATATCAGGTGGTGCTGCGCAATGGGACGCACTCGGAACGGTTGATGGGCGTGGCATGGCGGTGA
- a CDS encoding DUF1990 family protein: MAGYDNDLNTIELGRGEGVWLAAKEAVRQWKMFPGGWSYITNMKVWHGTLNAAGFGWLVLHGWVQASKAQENA, encoded by the coding sequence GTGGCAGGTTATGATAATGATTTGAACACCATCGAACTGGGGCGGGGCGAAGGCGTTTGGCTCGCTGCAAAGGAGGCCGTCAGGCAATGGAAGATGTTTCCCGGCGGCTGGTCCTACATCACCAACATGAAAGTCTGGCATGGCACCTTGAATGCCGCAGGCTTTGGCTGGCTGGTGCTGCATGGCTGGGTGCAGGCATCGAAAGCACAAGAGAATGCCTAA
- a CDS encoding histidine kinase yields the protein MHGSETAVMSGKISEAPPLLRFQCEQLSRLSFTDFEQAWEMLNEISTHVTPQSPFEIRLAYHQNASFLNNQRHRYEPALEHAKQAIAILESLAKADSLAEAWADLAAIHLNRRDWRAAEKALDRARKYLNKNAPPHLRAHIACREGFLHLHLGNQRQALDALMEAQRGMLRLDEDKGTLKDFYIQTLIFSGLGDLHEHLDEKAKSLEAYRRVLPIVERHGLQPRLAWHYLNAGRAAMAQQDVGQAKACFEKVLEVASEGEKEVRTHALGNLGILALLNDDVKQAEALFDLAAEQYEKPLKPTDFTNISKIESWRAGLFSQINDLEKAEESLKNSWEMGQKGQDLYHLSQIAQNLAALRSQKEDYEEAYEWQRKATDLAARHFHQLRDREREEIEARHQLERNRQEAQMAKLRVASLQLRALRAQMNPHFMFNALNAIQGLITSGRNNEAESYLAKFAKMMRHTLEYSDLEVVALEQEIEFLDRYLDINRKLRFRDRLFYQIIPPAGADMTDLQVPTMILQPFVENAIEHGLRPRQEGNLRIEFQLAENGNMLRCLIEDDGVGYNKGKEKQKEGAAFQSHRSRGMDITRERLSLLHQLQKHESGDFIRINDLGDLTSGERTGTRVEVLLPLLEGD from the coding sequence ATGCACGGCTCCGAAACAGCAGTAATGTCAGGCAAAATCAGCGAAGCACCTCCCTTACTCCGTTTTCAATGCGAGCAACTTTCGCGGTTGTCATTCACCGATTTTGAGCAGGCGTGGGAAATGCTCAACGAAATCAGCACCCACGTCACGCCACAATCGCCCTTTGAAATTCGGCTGGCCTATCACCAAAACGCCTCGTTCCTCAACAACCAACGCCATCGGTACGAACCAGCGCTCGAACACGCCAAGCAAGCCATCGCCATCCTCGAGAGCCTCGCCAAAGCCGACTCGCTCGCCGAAGCTTGGGCCGACCTCGCAGCCATTCACCTCAATCGCCGCGATTGGCGAGCCGCCGAAAAAGCCCTCGACCGCGCCCGAAAATATCTCAACAAAAACGCGCCACCACACCTTCGCGCCCACATAGCCTGCCGCGAAGGCTTCCTACACCTCCATCTGGGCAATCAGCGCCAAGCACTCGACGCGCTCATGGAAGCCCAAAGAGGAATGCTTCGGCTCGACGAGGACAAGGGCACCCTCAAAGACTTTTACATTCAAACACTCATTTTCAGTGGATTGGGCGACCTCCACGAACACCTTGACGAGAAGGCCAAAAGCCTCGAAGCATACCGTCGGGTGCTGCCCATCGTGGAGCGCCACGGGCTGCAACCCCGTCTGGCCTGGCACTACCTCAACGCCGGGCGTGCGGCCATGGCCCAACAAGACGTGGGCCAAGCAAAAGCCTGTTTTGAAAAAGTGCTGGAAGTGGCAAGCGAGGGCGAGAAAGAGGTACGCACCCATGCGCTGGGCAATCTCGGCATTCTGGCTTTGCTCAACGATGACGTCAAGCAAGCCGAGGCGCTGTTCGATTTGGCCGCAGAGCAATACGAAAAACCACTCAAACCCACCGATTTCACCAACATTTCCAAAATAGAAAGCTGGCGCGCGGGCTTGTTTTCTCAAATCAACGACCTCGAAAAAGCCGAAGAATCGTTGAAAAATTCTTGGGAAATGGGGCAAAAAGGGCAAGACCTGTATCATTTGAGCCAAATAGCCCAAAATCTCGCCGCGCTAAGGAGCCAAAAAGAGGACTACGAGGAAGCGTACGAATGGCAACGCAAGGCCACCGACTTGGCAGCGCGACATTTTCATCAACTACGCGACCGCGAACGCGAGGAAATAGAAGCTCGGCACCAGCTCGAACGCAACCGCCAAGAAGCACAAATGGCCAAGCTGCGCGTCGCCAGCCTCCAACTTCGCGCCCTTCGCGCCCAGATGAACCCCCATTTCATGTTCAACGCGCTCAACGCCATCCAAGGGTTGATTACCTCCGGACGCAACAACGAGGCCGAATCCTACCTCGCCAAGTTTGCCAAAATGATGCGGCACACCCTCGAATACTCCGACCTCGAAGTGGTGGCCTTGGAGCAGGAAATCGAATTTCTCGACCGATACTTGGACATCAACCGAAAGCTGAGATTCCGCGACAGGCTTTTTTACCAAATCATCCCGCCAGCAGGAGCCGACATGACCGACCTCCAAGTGCCGACCATGATTTTGCAGCCCTTCGTGGAAAATGCCATCGAGCACGGCTTGCGCCCTCGACAGGAAGGCAACCTGCGCATCGAATTCCAACTCGCGGAAAACGGCAATATGCTGCGCTGCCTCATCGAGGACGATGGCGTGGGATACAACAAAGGCAAGGAAAAACAAAAAGAAGGAGCCGCCTTTCAGTCGCACCGCTCGCGTGGCATGGACATCACCCGCGAACGCCTCAGCCTGCTTCATCAGCTCCAAAAACACGAATCGGGCGATTTTATCCGCATCAACGATCTAGGCGACCTCACGTCAGGCGAACGCACGGGCACCCGCGTCGAGGTGCTGCTGCCCCTGCTGGAAGGCGACTAA
- a CDS encoding DUF2807 domain-containing protein, which produces MHNKHLGKLALLLLPALLSIVACDPTAIRGNGDLVTEKRDVADFAGVHASVPGKVNVLSGMKHNVEVKVEENLLPYLKTEVESDGNLHVYFSRNVRDVDGLVVTVTMPNLNALYLAGSGEITTQGAFKGQSLQLDVSGSGHIKANDLDYHSVKPRLSGSGHIDLQGEGGIMQANLSGSGFINTLDFPVKDAEVKISGSGVVKVNASATLNVSISGSGEVRYQGSPSIETNISGSGKVVKI; this is translated from the coding sequence ATGCACAACAAACACCTGGGCAAACTCGCCCTATTGCTCCTCCCTGCCCTCCTATCCATCGTCGCTTGCGACCCCACTGCCATCAGAGGCAACGGCGACCTCGTGACCGAAAAACGCGATGTCGCGGATTTTGCCGGCGTACACGCTTCCGTCCCCGGAAAAGTCAACGTGCTCTCAGGCATGAAGCACAATGTGGAAGTAAAGGTCGAGGAAAACCTCCTGCCTTATCTCAAGACAGAAGTCGAATCCGATGGGAACCTGCACGTCTATTTTTCTCGCAACGTGCGCGATGTGGACGGCCTCGTGGTGACCGTGACCATGCCAAACCTGAACGCGCTCTACCTCGCTGGCAGCGGCGAGATAACGACCCAAGGTGCCTTCAAAGGGCAATCGCTCCAACTGGATGTGTCTGGCTCCGGCCACATCAAAGCAAACGACCTCGACTACCATTCCGTCAAGCCCCGCTTGAGCGGCAGCGGTCACATTGACTTGCAAGGCGAGGGCGGCATCATGCAGGCCAACCTATCCGGCAGCGGCTTCATCAACACCCTTGATTTCCCCGTGAAAGATGCGGAAGTGAAAATAAGCGGCTCCGGAGTGGTCAAAGTCAACGCCTCGGCAACGCTCAACGTGTCCATTTCGGGCAGCGGAGAAGTACGGTACCAAGGCAGCCCTTCGATAGAAACCAATATCTCGGGTTCGGGAAAAGTGGTGAAAATTTGA